One Pelodiscus sinensis isolate JC-2024 chromosome 24, ASM4963464v1, whole genome shotgun sequence DNA segment encodes these proteins:
- the LOC142819541 gene encoding uncharacterized protein LOC142819541 isoform X2, translating into MAAERGPGRKKPCPLRRVLPPGPCRKAARPAPNPGPCDIRLDPSQQLVGCWASINLVSSATTSQLPPQESMESSQEDIAEARPTVTSLEQILPLGVPSAETFSCDSAPCPQPSLKHQASQLGLLSGEYLQMCFSSMEEPPLHSNLAPAFLPAVPTSDVPLPPASEPPSPGASCMETNTEVDPETGEWALA; encoded by the exons ATGGCCGCGGAGCGAGGGCCCGGCCGCAAGAAGCCGTGTCCGCTCCGCAGGGTCCTGCCGCCCGGGCCCTGCAGGAAGGCGGCCAGGCCGGCCCCGAACCCCGGCCCCTGCG ATATCAGGCTAGACCCATCCCAGCAGCTGGTGGGGTGCTGGGCCTCCATTAACTTGGTCTCCAGTGCCACCAcctcccagctgcccccccaagAAAGCATGGAGTCATCCCAAGAGGATATTGCAGAAGCCAGGCCAACCGTCACCAGCCTGGAGCAGATCCTGCCCCTGGGAGTGCCTTCAGCCGAGACCTTTAGCTGCgactcagcaccctgccctcagCCATCCCTCAAGCACCAGGCAAGCCAGCTGGGGTTGCTGTCTGGGGAGTACCTGCAGATGTGTTTCAGCAGCATGGAAGAGCCACCTTTGCACAGCAACCTGGCCCCCGCCTTTCTACCTGCAGTACCTACCTCAGATGTTCCTTTGCCACCAGCCAGTGAGCCCCCATCTCCTGGAGCCTCCTGCATGG AAACCAATACAGAAGTGGATCCCGAGACTGGAGAGTGGGCACTAGCCTAA
- the GLMP gene encoding glycosylated lysosomal membrane protein: MLGGSSLLLPGLWLLGSVACLRGAAGGDGRKVTLEYNPGRNGSSLSLLHVRAVGRNDTLHYVWSSIGAPTVLLLYTQNESSTLHVNWTKLNSTSPAGAIWVDPPGSVVYSTAVVFTKVFEYNGANASALSTGQGETFYPPYDLADFSWNGSLNQTALTAKFQGVKTSDPGGAFRNGTISFQVTAYEQSSRDSPLPRLLHTANSSKVEFIMDRVAPRGNSSRFLLEVVTVEERGRHKRLNSVQSIDDEYTPTIFEMAQLVSEPHNDSIGSSFFQWKTTAYGSRDASRENAIHCHYQPLQTANRTLAGPSIAHAYFGEALEHSHSIAAINISFGGEDGEVYMEKGYLSWSALLGFGTPPEDTFSPLVIAIMAVALGTPVVLLLAGVLVLLFTRRKRYSEYEPIN; encoded by the exons GTGACCCTGGAGTACAACCCCGGCAGGAACGGCTCCTCCCTCAGCCTCCTGCACGTGCGGGCCGTGGGCCGGAACGACACCCTGCACTACGTGTGGAGCAGCATTGGGGCGCCCACCGTGCTGCTGCTCTACACCCAGAATGAGAGCAGCACCCTGCACGTCAACTGGACCAAGCTCAACTCTACCTCCCCCGCTGGGGCTATCTGGGTCGATCCGCCTGGCAGCGTCGTCTACTCGACAGCTGTCGTCTTCACCAAG gtGTTCGAGTACAACGGGGCCAACGCTTCAGCCCTGTCCACGGGGCAGGGTGAGACCTTCTATCCCCCCTACGACCTGGCCGACTTCTCCTGGAATGGCAGCCTGAACCAGACAGCCCTCACCGCCAAGTTCCAGGGGGTGAAGACCTCTGACCCTGGGGGTGCCTTCCGCAATGGCACCATCTCCTTCCAG GTGACTGCCTATGAGCAGAGCAGCCGGgacagccccctccctcgcctCCTGCACACCGCCAACAGCTCCAAGGTGGAGTTCATCATGGACAGGGTGGCCCCACGTGGCAACAGCTCTCGCTTCCTGCTGGAGGTGGTCACAGTGGAGGAGAGAGGCCGGCACAAGAGGCTGAATTCAGTGCAGTCCATCGATGATGAGTACACGCCCACCATCTTTGAG ATGGCCCAGCTGGTGTCTGAGCCCCACAACGACAGCATCGGCTCCAGCTTCTTCCAGTGGAAGACGACGGCGTATGGTTCCAGGGATGCAAGCCGGGAGAACGCCATCCACTGCCACTACCAGCCCCTGCAGACGGCCAACCGGACGCTGGCTGGGCCCAGCATAGCACACGCCTACTTCGGGGAGGCGCTGGAGCACAGCCACAGCATCGCCGCCATCAATATTTCCTTCGGGGGTGAGGACGGGGAGGTCTACATGGAGAAGGGCTACCTGAGTTG GTCTGCCTTGCTCGGCTTCGGCACGCCCCCGGAAGACACCTTCTCTCCCCTGGTGATCGCCATCATGGCTGTGGCCCTGGGCACccctgtggtgctgctgctggctggggtccTGGTGCTGCTTTTCACACGGAGGAAGCGTTATTCCGAGTACGAGCCCATCAACTGA
- the LOC142819541 gene encoding uncharacterized protein LOC142819541 isoform X1 yields the protein MAAERGPGRKKPCPLRRVLPPGPCRKAARPAPNPGPCDIRLDPSQQLVGCWASINLVSSATTSQLPPQESMESSQEDIAEARPTVTSLEQILPLGVPSAETFSCDSAPCPQPSLKHQASQLGLLSGEYLQMCFSSMEEPPLHSNLAPAFLPAVPTSDVPLPPASEPPSPGASCMGKQHSRTAGKPMPCMGSRSHLHHQVKLQFPQTQSQLLGQALVEYLIFSILLSFERKQACMLCC from the exons ATGGCCGCGGAGCGAGGGCCCGGCCGCAAGAAGCCGTGTCCGCTCCGCAGGGTCCTGCCGCCCGGGCCCTGCAGGAAGGCGGCCAGGCCGGCCCCGAACCCCGGCCCCTGCG ATATCAGGCTAGACCCATCCCAGCAGCTGGTGGGGTGCTGGGCCTCCATTAACTTGGTCTCCAGTGCCACCAcctcccagctgcccccccaagAAAGCATGGAGTCATCCCAAGAGGATATTGCAGAAGCCAGGCCAACCGTCACCAGCCTGGAGCAGATCCTGCCCCTGGGAGTGCCTTCAGCCGAGACCTTTAGCTGCgactcagcaccctgccctcagCCATCCCTCAAGCACCAGGCAAGCCAGCTGGGGTTGCTGTCTGGGGAGTACCTGCAGATGTGTTTCAGCAGCATGGAAGAGCCACCTTTGCACAGCAACCTGGCCCCCGCCTTTCTACCTGCAGTACCTACCTCAGATGTTCCTTTGCCACCAGCCAGTGAGCCCCCATCTCCTGGAGCCTCCTGCATGG GTAAACAACactccaggacagctggcaaaCCCATGCCTTGTATGGGATCCAGAAGTCATCTGCATCATCAGGTGAAACTCCAGTTCCCACAGACTCAGAGCCAGCTTCTAGGTCAGGCTTTGGTTGAGTATCTGATCTTCAGCATCCTGCTGTCATTTGAGAGGAAGCAGGCTTGCATGTTGTGCTGTTAG